A window from Gossypium raimondii isolate GPD5lz chromosome 7, ASM2569854v1, whole genome shotgun sequence encodes these proteins:
- the LOC105788419 gene encoding serine/threonine-protein phosphatase 5 isoform X1: MDNESSNVSQAEEIKVQANEAFKANKYGQAIDLYTQAIELNSQNAVYWANRAFAHTKLEEYGSAIQDATKAIEVDPKYSKGYYRRGAAYLAMGKFKEALKDFQQVKKICPNDPDATKKLKECEKAVMKLKFEEAISVPESERRFVADSIDYHSIGTSPGSSSMPTQVGIAAVAVAFVAVLAMMLGAAAATMVAAVVVVVLGTWWWGGSTGSGVFTEKVEPQYSGAKIEGDDVTLDFVKKMMDDFKNQKCLHKRYAFQIVLQMREMLRSQPSLVDINVPDGSHFTVCGDVHGQFYDLINIFELNGLPSEENPYLFNGDFVDRGSFSVEVILTLFALKCMCPSAIYLARGNHESRSMNKIYGFEGEVRSKLSEKFVELFAEVFCCLPLAHVINQKVFVVHGGLFSVDGVKLSDIKAVDRFCEPPEEGLMCELLWSDPQPFPGRGPSKRGVGLSFGADVTRKFLQDNNLDLIVRSHEVKDEGYEIEHDGKLITIFSAPNYCDQMGNKGAYIRFEAPDLKPNIVTFSAVPHPDVKPMAYANNFLRMFQ, translated from the exons ATGGATAATGAAAGTTCTAATGTATCACAAGCCGAGGAAATAAAAGTCCAAGCAAATGAAGCATTTAAAG CCAACAAGTATGGTCAGGCCATTGACTTGTACACACAGGCAATAGAGCTAAATAGTCAGAATGCAGTATACTGGGCAAATCGTGCATTTGCTCACACCAAACTGGAAGAGTATGGTAGTGCCATACAGGATGCTACGAAGGCAATTGAAGTTGATCCTAAATATTCAAAG GGTTATTACAGACGTGGTGCTGCTTATCTCGCAATGGGGAAGTTTAAGGAAGCGCTGAAGGATTTTCAACAG GTCAAAAAGATTTGTCCCAATGATCCTGATGCTACCAAGAAATTAAAGGAATGTGAGAAAGCagtaatgaaattaaaatttgaagaagCAATTTCTGTACCTGAGTCTGAGAGGCGTTTTGTAGCTGACTCTATTGATTACCATAGCATAG GGACGAGTCCTGGGTCATCATCCATGCCCACCCAAGTGGGCATAGCGGCAGTTGCAGTAGCATTTGTGGCAGTACTAGCGATGATGCTGGGGGCAGCAGCAGCCACAATGGTGGCAGCAGTAGTGGTGGTGGTTCTAGGGACATGGTGGTGGGGTGGATCCACTGGTAGTGGTGTCTTTACTGAGA AGGTGGAGCCACAATATTCAGGTGCAAAGATAGAGGGAGATGATGTTACTTTggattttgttaagaaaatgaTGGATGACTTCAAGAATCAAAAGTGTTTGCATAAAAG ATATGCATTCCAGATTGTCTTACAAATGAGAGAAATGCTTCGATCTCAGCCTTCTCTTGTTGATATTAATGTTCCTGATGGCAGTCATTTCACTGTCTGCGGTGATGTACATGGCCAG tTCTAcgatttgataaatatttttgagcTTAATGGTCTCCCATCTGAAGAGAATCCATATCTCTTTAATGGTGACTTTGTGGATAGAGGATCTTTCTCCGTTGAGGTCATCCTCACCCTGTTTGCACTTAAGTGCATGTGTCCATCAG CTATTTATCTTGCTAGAGGAAATCACGAGAGTAGGAGCATGAACAAGATATATGGTTTTGAGGGTGAGGTCAGGTCGAAGCTGAGTGAGAAATTTGTGGAGCTCTTTGCAGAAGTATTCTGTTGTTTGCCTTTGGCGCATGTAATAAATCAAAAGGTTTTTGTTGTTCATGGAGGCCTTTTTAGTGTTGATGGGGTGAAACTCTCTGACATCAAAGCAGTAGATCGGTTTTGTGAGCCTCCTGAGGAAG GGTTGATGTGCGAATTGCTTTGGAGTGATCCACAACCTTTCCCTGGAAGAGGTCCTAGCAAGAGGGGAGTAGGTCTTTCTTTCGGTGCGGATGTGACAAGAAAATTTTTGCAGGATAACAATCTAG ACTTGATTGTGCGCTCTCATGAAGTAAAAGATGAAGGTTATGAAATCGAGCATGATGGTAAACTTATAACCATCTTTTCTGCACCAAATTACTGTGATCAG ATGGGTAACAAGGGTGCATATATTCGGTTTGAAGCCCCCGATTTGAAGCCGAATATTGTTACATTCTCTGCAGTG CCTCACCCCGATGTTAAACCGATGGCATACGCAAACAATTTCCTTCGAATGTTCCAATAG
- the LOC105788419 gene encoding serine/threonine-protein phosphatase 5 isoform X2, with product MDNESSNVSQAEEIKVQANEAFKANKYGQAIDLYTQAIELNSQNAVYWANRAFAHTKLEEYGSAIQDATKAIEVDPKYSKGYYRRGAAYLAMGKFKEALKDFQQVKKICPNDPDATKKLKECEKAVMKLKFEEAISVPESERRFVADSIDYHSIGTSPGSSSMPTQVGIAAVAVAFVAVLAMMLGAAAATMVAAVVVVVLGTWWWGGSTGKVEPQYSGAKIEGDDVTLDFVKKMMDDFKNQKCLHKRYAFQIVLQMREMLRSQPSLVDINVPDGSHFTVCGDVHGQFYDLINIFELNGLPSEENPYLFNGDFVDRGSFSVEVILTLFALKCMCPSAIYLARGNHESRSMNKIYGFEGEVRSKLSEKFVELFAEVFCCLPLAHVINQKVFVVHGGLFSVDGVKLSDIKAVDRFCEPPEEGLMCELLWSDPQPFPGRGPSKRGVGLSFGADVTRKFLQDNNLDLIVRSHEVKDEGYEIEHDGKLITIFSAPNYCDQMGNKGAYIRFEAPDLKPNIVTFSAVPHPDVKPMAYANNFLRMFQ from the exons ATGGATAATGAAAGTTCTAATGTATCACAAGCCGAGGAAATAAAAGTCCAAGCAAATGAAGCATTTAAAG CCAACAAGTATGGTCAGGCCATTGACTTGTACACACAGGCAATAGAGCTAAATAGTCAGAATGCAGTATACTGGGCAAATCGTGCATTTGCTCACACCAAACTGGAAGAGTATGGTAGTGCCATACAGGATGCTACGAAGGCAATTGAAGTTGATCCTAAATATTCAAAG GGTTATTACAGACGTGGTGCTGCTTATCTCGCAATGGGGAAGTTTAAGGAAGCGCTGAAGGATTTTCAACAG GTCAAAAAGATTTGTCCCAATGATCCTGATGCTACCAAGAAATTAAAGGAATGTGAGAAAGCagtaatgaaattaaaatttgaagaagCAATTTCTGTACCTGAGTCTGAGAGGCGTTTTGTAGCTGACTCTATTGATTACCATAGCATAG GGACGAGTCCTGGGTCATCATCCATGCCCACCCAAGTGGGCATAGCGGCAGTTGCAGTAGCATTTGTGGCAGTACTAGCGATGATGCTGGGGGCAGCAGCAGCCACAATGGTGGCAGCAGTAGTGGTGGTGGTTCTAGGGACATGGTGGTGGGGTGGATCCACTGGTA AGGTGGAGCCACAATATTCAGGTGCAAAGATAGAGGGAGATGATGTTACTTTggattttgttaagaaaatgaTGGATGACTTCAAGAATCAAAAGTGTTTGCATAAAAG ATATGCATTCCAGATTGTCTTACAAATGAGAGAAATGCTTCGATCTCAGCCTTCTCTTGTTGATATTAATGTTCCTGATGGCAGTCATTTCACTGTCTGCGGTGATGTACATGGCCAG tTCTAcgatttgataaatatttttgagcTTAATGGTCTCCCATCTGAAGAGAATCCATATCTCTTTAATGGTGACTTTGTGGATAGAGGATCTTTCTCCGTTGAGGTCATCCTCACCCTGTTTGCACTTAAGTGCATGTGTCCATCAG CTATTTATCTTGCTAGAGGAAATCACGAGAGTAGGAGCATGAACAAGATATATGGTTTTGAGGGTGAGGTCAGGTCGAAGCTGAGTGAGAAATTTGTGGAGCTCTTTGCAGAAGTATTCTGTTGTTTGCCTTTGGCGCATGTAATAAATCAAAAGGTTTTTGTTGTTCATGGAGGCCTTTTTAGTGTTGATGGGGTGAAACTCTCTGACATCAAAGCAGTAGATCGGTTTTGTGAGCCTCCTGAGGAAG GGTTGATGTGCGAATTGCTTTGGAGTGATCCACAACCTTTCCCTGGAAGAGGTCCTAGCAAGAGGGGAGTAGGTCTTTCTTTCGGTGCGGATGTGACAAGAAAATTTTTGCAGGATAACAATCTAG ACTTGATTGTGCGCTCTCATGAAGTAAAAGATGAAGGTTATGAAATCGAGCATGATGGTAAACTTATAACCATCTTTTCTGCACCAAATTACTGTGATCAG ATGGGTAACAAGGGTGCATATATTCGGTTTGAAGCCCCCGATTTGAAGCCGAATATTGTTACATTCTCTGCAGTG CCTCACCCCGATGTTAAACCGATGGCATACGCAAACAATTTCCTTCGAATGTTCCAATAG
- the LOC105788419 gene encoding serine/threonine-protein phosphatase 5 isoform X3 yields the protein MDNESSNVSQAEEIKVQANEAFKANKYGQAIDLYTQAIELNSQNAVYWANRAFAHTKLEEYGSAIQDATKAIEVDPKYSKGYYRRGAAYLAMGKFKEALKDFQQVKKICPNDPDATKKLKECEKAVMKLKFEEAISVPESERRFVADSIDYHSIGTSPGSSSMPTQVGIAAVAVAFVAVLAMMLGAAAATMVAAVVVVVLGTWWWGGSTEVEPQYSGAKIEGDDVTLDFVKKMMDDFKNQKCLHKRYAFQIVLQMREMLRSQPSLVDINVPDGSHFTVCGDVHGQFYDLINIFELNGLPSEENPYLFNGDFVDRGSFSVEVILTLFALKCMCPSAIYLARGNHESRSMNKIYGFEGEVRSKLSEKFVELFAEVFCCLPLAHVINQKVFVVHGGLFSVDGVKLSDIKAVDRFCEPPEEGLMCELLWSDPQPFPGRGPSKRGVGLSFGADVTRKFLQDNNLDLIVRSHEVKDEGYEIEHDGKLITIFSAPNYCDQMGNKGAYIRFEAPDLKPNIVTFSAVPHPDVKPMAYANNFLRMFQ from the exons ATGGATAATGAAAGTTCTAATGTATCACAAGCCGAGGAAATAAAAGTCCAAGCAAATGAAGCATTTAAAG CCAACAAGTATGGTCAGGCCATTGACTTGTACACACAGGCAATAGAGCTAAATAGTCAGAATGCAGTATACTGGGCAAATCGTGCATTTGCTCACACCAAACTGGAAGAGTATGGTAGTGCCATACAGGATGCTACGAAGGCAATTGAAGTTGATCCTAAATATTCAAAG GGTTATTACAGACGTGGTGCTGCTTATCTCGCAATGGGGAAGTTTAAGGAAGCGCTGAAGGATTTTCAACAG GTCAAAAAGATTTGTCCCAATGATCCTGATGCTACCAAGAAATTAAAGGAATGTGAGAAAGCagtaatgaaattaaaatttgaagaagCAATTTCTGTACCTGAGTCTGAGAGGCGTTTTGTAGCTGACTCTATTGATTACCATAGCATAG GGACGAGTCCTGGGTCATCATCCATGCCCACCCAAGTGGGCATAGCGGCAGTTGCAGTAGCATTTGTGGCAGTACTAGCGATGATGCTGGGGGCAGCAGCAGCCACAATGGTGGCAGCAGTAGTGGTGGTGGTTCTAGGGACATGGTGGTGGGGTGGATCCACTG AGGTGGAGCCACAATATTCAGGTGCAAAGATAGAGGGAGATGATGTTACTTTggattttgttaagaaaatgaTGGATGACTTCAAGAATCAAAAGTGTTTGCATAAAAG ATATGCATTCCAGATTGTCTTACAAATGAGAGAAATGCTTCGATCTCAGCCTTCTCTTGTTGATATTAATGTTCCTGATGGCAGTCATTTCACTGTCTGCGGTGATGTACATGGCCAG tTCTAcgatttgataaatatttttgagcTTAATGGTCTCCCATCTGAAGAGAATCCATATCTCTTTAATGGTGACTTTGTGGATAGAGGATCTTTCTCCGTTGAGGTCATCCTCACCCTGTTTGCACTTAAGTGCATGTGTCCATCAG CTATTTATCTTGCTAGAGGAAATCACGAGAGTAGGAGCATGAACAAGATATATGGTTTTGAGGGTGAGGTCAGGTCGAAGCTGAGTGAGAAATTTGTGGAGCTCTTTGCAGAAGTATTCTGTTGTTTGCCTTTGGCGCATGTAATAAATCAAAAGGTTTTTGTTGTTCATGGAGGCCTTTTTAGTGTTGATGGGGTGAAACTCTCTGACATCAAAGCAGTAGATCGGTTTTGTGAGCCTCCTGAGGAAG GGTTGATGTGCGAATTGCTTTGGAGTGATCCACAACCTTTCCCTGGAAGAGGTCCTAGCAAGAGGGGAGTAGGTCTTTCTTTCGGTGCGGATGTGACAAGAAAATTTTTGCAGGATAACAATCTAG ACTTGATTGTGCGCTCTCATGAAGTAAAAGATGAAGGTTATGAAATCGAGCATGATGGTAAACTTATAACCATCTTTTCTGCACCAAATTACTGTGATCAG ATGGGTAACAAGGGTGCATATATTCGGTTTGAAGCCCCCGATTTGAAGCCGAATATTGTTACATTCTCTGCAGTG CCTCACCCCGATGTTAAACCGATGGCATACGCAAACAATTTCCTTCGAATGTTCCAATAG
- the LOC105788419 gene encoding serine/threonine-protein phosphatase 5 isoform X4 — MDNESSNVSQAEEIKVQANEAFKANKYGQAIDLYTQAIELNSQNAVYWANRAFAHTKLEEYGSAIQDATKAIEVDPKYSKGYYRRGAAYLAMGKFKEALKDFQQVKKICPNDPDATKKLKECEKAVMKLKFEEAISVPESERRFVADSIDYHSIEVEPQYSGAKIEGDDVTLDFVKKMMDDFKNQKCLHKRYAFQIVLQMREMLRSQPSLVDINVPDGSHFTVCGDVHGQFYDLINIFELNGLPSEENPYLFNGDFVDRGSFSVEVILTLFALKCMCPSAIYLARGNHESRSMNKIYGFEGEVRSKLSEKFVELFAEVFCCLPLAHVINQKVFVVHGGLFSVDGVKLSDIKAVDRFCEPPEEGLMCELLWSDPQPFPGRGPSKRGVGLSFGADVTRKFLQDNNLDLIVRSHEVKDEGYEIEHDGKLITIFSAPNYCDQMGNKGAYIRFEAPDLKPNIVTFSAVPHPDVKPMAYANNFLRMFQ; from the exons ATGGATAATGAAAGTTCTAATGTATCACAAGCCGAGGAAATAAAAGTCCAAGCAAATGAAGCATTTAAAG CCAACAAGTATGGTCAGGCCATTGACTTGTACACACAGGCAATAGAGCTAAATAGTCAGAATGCAGTATACTGGGCAAATCGTGCATTTGCTCACACCAAACTGGAAGAGTATGGTAGTGCCATACAGGATGCTACGAAGGCAATTGAAGTTGATCCTAAATATTCAAAG GGTTATTACAGACGTGGTGCTGCTTATCTCGCAATGGGGAAGTTTAAGGAAGCGCTGAAGGATTTTCAACAG GTCAAAAAGATTTGTCCCAATGATCCTGATGCTACCAAGAAATTAAAGGAATGTGAGAAAGCagtaatgaaattaaaatttgaagaagCAATTTCTGTACCTGAGTCTGAGAGGCGTTTTGTAGCTGACTCTATTGATTACCATAGCATAG AGGTGGAGCCACAATATTCAGGTGCAAAGATAGAGGGAGATGATGTTACTTTggattttgttaagaaaatgaTGGATGACTTCAAGAATCAAAAGTGTTTGCATAAAAG ATATGCATTCCAGATTGTCTTACAAATGAGAGAAATGCTTCGATCTCAGCCTTCTCTTGTTGATATTAATGTTCCTGATGGCAGTCATTTCACTGTCTGCGGTGATGTACATGGCCAG tTCTAcgatttgataaatatttttgagcTTAATGGTCTCCCATCTGAAGAGAATCCATATCTCTTTAATGGTGACTTTGTGGATAGAGGATCTTTCTCCGTTGAGGTCATCCTCACCCTGTTTGCACTTAAGTGCATGTGTCCATCAG CTATTTATCTTGCTAGAGGAAATCACGAGAGTAGGAGCATGAACAAGATATATGGTTTTGAGGGTGAGGTCAGGTCGAAGCTGAGTGAGAAATTTGTGGAGCTCTTTGCAGAAGTATTCTGTTGTTTGCCTTTGGCGCATGTAATAAATCAAAAGGTTTTTGTTGTTCATGGAGGCCTTTTTAGTGTTGATGGGGTGAAACTCTCTGACATCAAAGCAGTAGATCGGTTTTGTGAGCCTCCTGAGGAAG GGTTGATGTGCGAATTGCTTTGGAGTGATCCACAACCTTTCCCTGGAAGAGGTCCTAGCAAGAGGGGAGTAGGTCTTTCTTTCGGTGCGGATGTGACAAGAAAATTTTTGCAGGATAACAATCTAG ACTTGATTGTGCGCTCTCATGAAGTAAAAGATGAAGGTTATGAAATCGAGCATGATGGTAAACTTATAACCATCTTTTCTGCACCAAATTACTGTGATCAG ATGGGTAACAAGGGTGCATATATTCGGTTTGAAGCCCCCGATTTGAAGCCGAATATTGTTACATTCTCTGCAGTG CCTCACCCCGATGTTAAACCGATGGCATACGCAAACAATTTCCTTCGAATGTTCCAATAG